In Spirochaeta isovalerica, the genomic window AGGGCGGCTGTGAGCAGAGTGAAACCGATGAGAGTTTTTTTCATCGGTCCTCCAGCGCTTTCACCAGAGAGCGCAAACAGTTTTCAGCGCTGCTTTCCTGTTCACGGGAGAGCGGGGCTGAACCGTAGCGGACCTGTTCGAAAAGAGCCGTGAGACATCTGGTCTCTTTTGAAGGGAGTCCTTCCATTTCCAGATGCCTGCTGAACTCCTGGGGAGTCATGGATGCCGATCGGACAATTCCCGCTTTCTCTTTTACATAGATGATCATTTCGTCATAACAGCGGAGAATGATATCGCTATAATCCGATCCTTTTTTCATGGAATCAAGAGCATTCTCCGTCACAGTCAACAGGGTTCTGTCTTTATTCTCTTTCAGGAAATGCCGGACTTTTCTCTGAATAAAAAAAGCGGCGATAATAAAGAACGATATAATAAGGAAAGAGATAAACCATGATAATTCCCTGGATATTTCCGGAGCAATGATTTCATTTTTTTCAACCGGGCTATTGAGTTCCTCTCCCATGATATCCTCGCCCATATCGGTCACAATCATTTCTCCGTGTTTATCTTCGGATTCCTCTATGGCTGAAGAATAAAAAATGGGCAGAATCAAAATGATGAGAGACAGACCTATAAGTGCCCGGACTATAAAAAATCTTCTGACTTTTTTTGAAACCATCAGCATAAGCGCCAGGAAGATAAGCGCGGCAATTGACAGGGGGACGGCATAGAGTGAAAATATCTTTCTGATCCCGATATTGGCATCCCGGACCAATCCGGCCTGGCTCTGAAAAATCTCATAAAATCTGGCTATGAGATCAGAAACACCTTCCGACTGAGAAAAGGGATGGGAGGATATAGGGTGTCCGTTATGAAACTCCGGTTCCCCGATAGATGAGATAAGCAGGATGATTAAAAAAACAGACGCTCCGAAAAGCATTCCGGAGCGCGTGGAACGGCGCATAGCCAAATTGTACAGGGAAAATTCCCGAAAGACAACAGCGCCTTTGATTCTGGAAAGATTATCCGGCCATGCCGAATCGTTTAAAGTAGTCGAACCACTTCTGTTCCGGGTTCTGAATTTTCAGGAGTTCATCGAGAGATTCTTTCTCATCGACCTTTTTTTCAATAACTCTGTACATATGGAGGAGACTGGACGATTTGATATTGCCGCCGCAGTGGATGAAGATTTTCTCTCCCTCAAGACCATCGAGAATGGCGGAGAACATTTTGTAATGACGATCCCTGAGGTTCGAGCAATCCACGGGAAAATGAACATAATCCATACCCAGTCCTTCGACAAGACCACCTTCTCCGGGGAGGAAGTTGGGAGTTGACACGGGAGAAATATTGACAACAGCAGTAAATCCTTTCTCTTTCAGAAGCTTTATGCCTTCAACACTCGGCTGTGCTCCGGTTGCAAAATTTTCATCGTGATTGTAAAAACGGGGTAATTCCTTGTTATTCATATAATAAACCTCTAATCAATAAATTCTTATCTAAATTACATCTCTATATATAATAAAGTTCATATATAATGTAAAGTATATTTATTAAAATATTTGAAAATTATTGTCTTTAATTGAGACAGAGTTTTATCAGGATCTGCATGAGTTCCGGAAAAAATCTGTATCATAAGGTTTTCAGGCATTTCCGGTCTATAATAAGCCTATGAGCGATGAACATAAAAAAATGATCTCTGAGATAAGTTCGGTTTTGAAAAAGCTCGATCTGGAAAGTCTGGCCTTTATTCGGGAACAGGCCGGCGTTCTTCTCTATAATATGGAAGTCAGAGAAAGAAATAAAGAAAACCGCGAACTGTCGCAGCAGAATGAATCCCTTATTCATAATTCTCCTGAAAAGGATCAGGCAATCTATTTCGAGCAGCTGAAAAACGGCAAATTTTTTAATCTCTGCATCGGTAAGGAGCACATCTTCATGGATTACAAAGAGATTAAAGCTTTACTGAAAATTGCCTCGGCTGCAGAGAATCCCTCTCAAGGAGCCCTCCGTCTCTACAACTGGTTTAAACGGGAGAGAAAAGATGTTCTGATCGATGCCCATATTGGCAGCGCTTCCCATCGGGCTCTCCTGTCTATATACAGAGAACTCCTTGATACCTTTGATTAGAATCAGATAACAGCCAGCTCTTCGACCGTCTTTCCAAGAGTTTTTAAAAACTCATCAACCTCTTCGAATGTCGTATCCCTTCCGATTGAGACCCGGACTGAAGAAAATGAAATTCTGCGGTCAAAACCCATAACTGTCAAAGCAGCTGTTTTACTTTTTTTATTTGTCGAGCAGGCGGAGCCGGTTGAAATGGCAAAACCTTTTTCATTGAGGACTCTGGCCAGAACCTCACCGGGAACGGGAGGAAAAGAGAGGGATAGAATATAATCACAGTAATTTTCTCTCCGGGAAACTCTTTCCGGGGGAAGAATTTCACCATTCGGGATCTCAGAAACTCCTTCGAGAAGCAAATCCATCAGTTTTTTCATGGATTTATGATCCTCCTGCAGGGAAAGTTCCAGAGCTCTTGTCATGGAAGCAATTGATGCCAGGTTTTCCGTTCCCGGTCTCATTCCCCGCTCCTGTCCACCTCCCAAAAATAAAAACTCTCTATCTTTTTTCAGGAAGAGGATTCCGATTCCTCTCGGTCCGCCGAATTTATGCGCGCTGAATGACGCGCTGTCTACATTATATTTCTGAAGATCGACCGGGATTTTTCCCAGAGCCTGAACCATATCGGAATGGAAGTGGATCGGTCTTCCGTATTTTATTTCGGCCTCTCTCACAACAGCAATAAGTTCCTCTAGTGGCTGAATGACTCCGGTTTCATTATTGAGAAGCATAACAATAACCATGCGGGTTTTTTCATTAATTGCCTTAGCCAGTTTTTCAGGATGGATCAAACCGGCTTTGTCGGGGTTAAGCTGTTTCACTTTAGCGCCCATTTTAGCCATATTCTGAACCGGAAGTCCGGCAGCGGGGTGTTCCAGGCCGCAGACGATGATCTCTCCTTTGTCTCTTGTTTTTAGAAGAGAGTAGATAATCATATTATTGGATTCCGAACCGCCGGATGTGAAAATAATCTGATCGGCTTTACAGTTCAGCATTTCCGCGCATTTTTTCCGCGATTCATTGAGAAGAGCTTTTGCTTCCAGACCCGGTGCGTGGGCGGAAGAGGGGTTGCCGTATATGTTCTTCATTGTATTGGCCATGACGTCAATGGCTTCCTGGTACGGGGGCGTTGTGGCTGCCCAGTCTAGATATATCATAGGTTTATAATAATACCTTGAATAAAACTTGTATATATCGCAATTATGATATATGATTTCCAATTATGGAAAAATGCTGTTCAGTTGAAGAATTAGAAGATTTCGCACACAAGTTAAAAGTCTGTGGTCATCCTCTCCGTCTCCAGATCCTTTTGCTAATCGAAAGAGAAGACGCTTGTGTTTCCGACCTTTGGAAATGTCTGGAATTGCCCCAGCCTGTTATCTCTCAGCATCTGGCTGTCCTTAAAGACAGAAATATCGTAGAATCGGAAACCGACGGCAACAGAAGAATCTATAAAATTATCGACCCTTTCGTTCAGAAGATCATTCAGGGGTTTGAAGTGGATGAGATGGATAATTAAGCTGATTATATTCAATTAAATTTGTATGACACCCCAACTATAGGGGTATAAAAAAGCATCAGGATTCAATCCCGATGCTTTTTTTTTCATCTATTTTATTTCTGTTTATAGTGAAGGACGATGAAAAGAATCGCAACCACTAGCCAGCTGGATAAAACCAGGAAAAAGTTATGTGAGCCGGTCGATTCGAAAATTATTATGACAATTCCCAGAATGAGACTGAGTCCGTAGACTATGGCAAGGATTGTCCTGTTTTTCATTCCCATATCAAGAAGCTTGTGATGGATATGATGGCGGTCGGGACTGAATATGTTTCTCTTCTCCCGGCTTCTTCTCCAAATGGCAGCTACCACATCAAATATCGGAATAATCAGCATTGTAATAGGAAGAACCAGAGAACTCGGACTGTCCGGGGAGGTCGCGATCGGTAACAAGGCGAGAAGAAAACCTATCAGCAGACTACCGGAATCTCCCATGAAAATTCTGGCCGGGGGAAAATTAAAGAACAAATATCCGAATAAGGCTCCCACGAGAGAGTAAGATATGATAGCGGAGATAAACTGGCCGTTAATCAGAAAAACAAAACCGAAAATCATAGATGCGATGATCCCGATTCCCGAAGATAAACCGTCAAGACCGTCTATCATATTCAGTGCATTTGACAATCCTACGAGCCAGAGAATAGTCAAGGGTACGGAGAAAAATCCCAATTGTATTGTATAATTAATAAAGGGGATTTCAATTTGTGTAATAAGAGCTCCGGCAAGGACTGCGACGATTGATGCCAGAACCTGTCCCACCAATTTGTAACGGGCCCTCACCTGGGCAAAGTCATCGAGAATACCAGTTGTAAATATTATGGCAATTGATAAGATCAAAAGCGGTATATTGATTTTTCCCATTACGAAGATAAAAGAATCTTTTGTCAGCATTCTGACCAGAAAGGGAGAGACGAAAGCGGAAATCATAAAGGATGTGAATATGCCAATGCCGCCAAGCCTGGAAGTATCTTCGGTATGTATTTTCCTGTGATCTATTTCATCAAAGAGGCCGTGTCTTCTTGAAAGAAAAATCAGGATTGGAGTCAAATATAGATTGATCAGAAAGGCAAAAGATGTGGCGATTCCAATCAGAAGAATTATTGAGTTATTCAATGAGAAGTCCTCTTTTTAATTAAAAACGATTGAGTAACTATACAACACATAAAATGATTTATCCAGTTCTGACGTAAAAGTAATCAGTAGGAAAGAGAAGTATCTATATCGATTTCCCATTTATCACCGCTGTCCCAGTTGTATTGCCCCAGATCGATCCCCACAGTACCCCTTAAAGTGAGGGCATTGAGTTTATCGATATACAGAACAACATCAAGACCGGTTCCGTAGACAAAACTGTCCTTTTCTGCAAAATTCATTTCATAATCCCTGATCATATCGTTTCTGACATATCCCAGATTGAAATAGGGAATTATAAGTAATTCTCCTATGCCGTCCCAGTCAATGGCTGATATGCTCAGGTCGAGACTGAAGAAGAGGGCTTTGTCTCCAAAGAGCTGTTCGTCCCGCACTCCCCTGATCTTCGATCCCAGATCCTCCATTCTTCTGTTGAAAGAAATCATGGCACCGGCCAGAGCGGAAAGATCAAAATGTTTGTTTATTCTCCAGAAATACTTAACTTCCCCCTCAATCGACGAAGAGAAATGGAGAGGGGCTTCCCGTAAAAAGTCCGTCGATAGAGTCAAGGTGTTTTTCAGTTCCGCCGCAAAGCCGTTTCTGAAATTTCCGATCCAGTCAACCGAGTCGTATCCCAGCGAATGGTTCCAGTTGAAATACATGATATCCAGATCGGGATTCTCCCCGGGAGTTGCTTCATAAGGCACGAGCTCTCCGGTCGCCTGATCTGCTTTAAACCCGGTTACGGCGTAATTGAATCCGATCTCTGGAGCCATCCTGTAATAGAAATCGTCGGAAATGGATATCTCCGTTCCCGCGCTGACGCTGTCATTGTGGTAGGAGTCCTTTTTTATTATGGTATTTTCCAGAATGACTTCCGAAGGAAGAACCAGATCTCCTCTGGGGCTGTCTGTTATGAACTTGTGGCTGTATTTGAGATCAATATCCATATTTCCTATGGGTATACCTTCTATTAGCGGCGTGATATGCCAACCCGGAATCGTAATCCGGCCGCTTTCCTCATCTTTTATAATGTCGATATTGCCTGACAGGTCTCCGTCAATAAGAGTTCCGAACATATTGTAGTAATAGAGATGCAGCCCCAGACGTCCGCCGGTATTGGAATTGTATTTGGGATAGGGGATGGGATAGAAGGTTATCGAATCTTTTATATGTAGACTGACTTTGTATTCCCATGATTCACTCTGGGCATCTTTTTTCTCAATGCTGTAGTCCACCTCTTCAAAAACCCTCATATTCACAAGATCCTGAACAGCTGAATCCATATACTCTGCTAAGCTTTCCAGAGAATCAAATCTCATTCCTTCGAACAGATCGATTTTTCGCAAAAGAGCGCTTCTCTTAGTTGAGCCATCGATTTCAGTACTTATTTCGGAAACGACGACAGGCTGAGTCATGCTGTTTCCAGAAAGAATTATGGGAAAGCTGATTAAGGCGGACAGGATCAAAAGCACTCTGAATATTGTCATTTTCATATACATATCAGGATAATTTAACACACAGAACTCCGATAAACAAGCTTGTGCAAAGAAAGCCTGTTGTCTATACTTTCCCCTATGAACGATATTCGTACTTTCCATTTCGGACCTTATACAACCAGAACATTTTTCTGTTCACCCGAGGAAGTGCTCGAAGATGCGCTGCTTGTTTTTGATGACAATACGGCCCACCTCTTTCCCAACCGCAGCCAGCGTCAGTCAGTCATTCTCCCACCGGGGGAGAAGGCTAAAAACTGGGCATCAGTTGAACAGATTCTCGAAAAGGCTGTCGAAGCCGAATACGGGCGCGACGGATGTTTCGCCGGAATCGGCGGCGGTGTGATCTGTGATATGACAGCTTTTGCCGCATCGGTATACATGCGCGGCTGTTCGGTTATTCTTGTTCCCACGACTCTTCTGGCTATGGTCGATGCATCTCTGGGAGGGAAGACGGGAATCGATTTTGCAGGATACAAGAATATGGTCGGGTCGTTTTATCCGGCTTCGGAAGTACGATATTGTCCCGAATTATTGAAAACACTCCCCGAACGGGAGTATTTGAGCGGACTGGGGGAAGTCATAAAAACCGCCATGCTAGGCGACCGTGAACTTTTTGATATTCTTAAAGAGAATAGAGAGTCGGTGCTGGCCAGAGACCCACAGATTCTGACAGATATAATAAAGCGCTGCATCATGGTTAAGGGCCGGGTCGTAGAAGAGGATCTCCGCGAAACCGGGGTCCGCGCCACCCTCAATCTCGGCCATACTTTCGCCCACGCTCTGGAATCCGTTTCGGGCTTCAGTTCCTGGTCTCATGGCGAAGCTGTTGCCTGGGGACTGCTCATGGCTATGGAAACCGGCGTGGAATTGGGCATTACCGACAATTATTATGCAATTGAAGTGCGAAAAATGCTTGAGGAATATAATTTCAGACTTTATGCTGAATTTAACCCCGATGAACTTATCACTGCCATGAGTCAGGATAAGAAGAAGAAAGGGGGAATTGTGAATTTCATTCTTCAGGAAAGAATTGAAAAGACTTTGATCAGAGCTGTAGATAGAAATATTATACTGAAGGTTCTGAATAGAAATCTGGAATCAGCAGGTGACAAGTGAAACTGAATGGCAACGTTTTTAACAAGTTTATACAGAATATAGATTCGAAGCAGATGATTTTCAGGGAAGGTGATTCGGGAAATCAGATGTTTCTCATTGTTGAGGGAGAGGTGGAAATCCGGAAAAAGACAACCGAGAAATCCACAACGACACTGGCCACTTTGAAAAAGGGAGACTTTTTCGGAGAAATGGCCATGGTGGAACGGAAGCCCCGGTCAGCTTCGGCTATTGCCGTGACGGACTGCAAGCTTCTGGCCCTGGATCAGAACGCCTTTATGACACTGATCGAACAGAATTCAGATTTTGCCGTCAGGATGATCAAAGTACTGGCGACAAGATTGAGACGAACAAATCTTCTTGTTGAACAGGTTATGGGTTCCGATATCGAAAAGCAGGTTTTTCTCGGGATTGGAGACTATTTCAGCCATACGGGATCCATGACTGACCTTTCCGCTAATAACGGCGTTATGATCACTGTCGATGATTTTGCCAAGTGGGCGTCAAGGCATCTGGGGATTCCCGAGAGCTCCATTCCCAATGCCATAGCCGGACTGATAAAGAGGAAAGTCGTTCACAGGGTCCCCGGTTCCGACGATGATACTCATGTATTCATCGAGAAGCGTATCATTCTCAGGATGCAGTAAGTTTTCCCGCAAAGGCCTCCAGTCTTGCTTTAATCTCTTCGTTAAAACTCCTATCGGACAGTCGGGCTTCCATCATGGCTTGATCATTTTCTTTATCTTCAGCCGGTAAAATCAATTCGATGGGGAATGCTTCCATAAGTCCGGCTTTTTTACCTATCATCTCTTTCAGTTTTCTGAATACGTGACTGTAGCCAAACTTATCCTCTTTTGTTGAGTCTTTGCTGCCGCAGCATGTTATGAAATGCAGTCTGTTAATCTGGCTTATGTATTTTTTCAGAAAATCATTGAGCGGGGAGACGATCTGCCCCATCCAGATAGGTCCGCAGAGAATCACCGAATCATATGAACTGAAGTCTTTATCGATTTTTCTGATACCCGAGCTTAACTTTGTCAGCGATGAAAGAACCAGAAAGGGGAAGGCGGAAAATCTCGGGTGAATTTCAATGGCTTCGCTATTTAAAGCCAGGGCTGTTTTTTCGGCGAGATATCTGTTATTTCCCGTATGTGAGTAATAGACTACAACGCTTTTCATAATTTTCCTCCGATTTAATCATACAGGTATCTTATAACATCTGTGAAAAGAAAATTCCGTAAAATGACATAAATGTCAAAAAGACCGGCACTGCTTTTCTTCCTGCTGCCTTATTCTCTCTTTAGCAGATGGCACGCAATTTGCATTTTCTTTTCCTTAAGGGGAAAGATTTCATGAAAAGATATCCCGTTCTGATACTTCTTATTGCTGCAATGCTGACAGGCTGCTCCGGCAAAAATGATAGTGAAACGATTACTGTTTTTGCCGCAGCCAGCACATCGGATATTATGGAAGGCATTTCCGTTCAGTTCAGAAAAGACGGCGGAAGCGAGGTCCGCATCAGCAGCGCATCGAGCGGAATGCTGGCCCGTCAGATAGAGCAGGGCGCCGAACCGGATATTTATATTTCCGCTTCTGAGAGCTGGATGGATTTTGTCAGAGATCTCGGGGTAACGGAGGAAATCCTGCTGCTGATGGGAAACCGTCTGGTTCTTATTGCACCTGAAGATTCATCTCTTGACCCCTTCAAACTTGATGAAAACACGAATCTGCCGGAGATTTCCAAAGGATGGTTTTCCATGGGAGATCCGGACCATGTTCCGGCGGGACGATACGGAGAAGAGGCTTTGAAATATTACAGATGGTATGAGGATCTGAAGCCGAGAATTCTTCCCGCGCCTAATGTGCGGGCCGCTTTATCCGTAGTGGAACTCGATGAGGCTGATCTCGGGATTGTATATCTATCGGATGCCATGAAGAGCGAGATGGTAAAAATCCTTTCCCTTTTTCCTGAGGAATCGCATAGTCCGATCCGTTACTACTGTGTTCTGCTCAGGAACAGTGGGAAAGCAGCCAGAGTTTTTTTCCAGTATATTCAGTCAGCTGCTGAAGTCGAAGAGATGATTGAAGATTCCGGTTTTACCCGGTCAGTGAACTGAAGGAGTTCCATTGGACTTATCGCGTATTTCTACAATTGTGTTTCTCTCGGTAAAGACCGGTTTTGCGGCTATAGCGCTGAATCTGCCTGTCGCCTTGATCGCCGCCTATTATCTGGAACGTAAACTCAAGCGAGAATCTCCATTTATAGAGGGTATTATAAATCTCCCCCTGGTTATGCCGCCGGTCACGACCGGTTATCTTCTGCTGATTGTTCTGGGGAAAAAGGGAATCATCGGTTCGTTTTTTTATTCGGTTACGGGTAGATCGCTTGCATACAGCTGGACGGCGGCTCTTCTCGCTTCAATGATTGTCTCTTTTCCGCTTATTATCCGCAGTATCAGGACGGCCATGGCCATGGTGGACCGCCGGCTGGAATTGGCCGCCATGACTCTGGGAGCCGGCGGTTTTTCCTTGTTTATGCGCATAACCCTGCCTCTGATCCTCCCGGGGGTGATCAATGGTCTGTTGTTGGGGTTTGCCCGCAGTCTGGGAGAATTCGGAGCGACAATCACCTTCGCCGGCAATATAGAAGGAGAAACCCGGACGATCCCGCTGGCGGTTTATTCATTTCTGCAGATTCCCGGAAAGGAAAAAGAGGCGTCATTGCTGGTTCTCATTTCCATAGCCATCTCTTTCGGATCCCTGTTTCTGTCATCACATCTCTCCGGGAGGATTAATCATGAGTCTTGAATTTGATCTCACACTGGCAAGGAGGGAATTTGATCTTCATCTATCGGGTGAATTCGGCAAGGGGATAACCGGTATTTTCGGCCCTTCCGGCTCGGGTAAGACATCGTTTTTCAATCTTTTAGCTGGAATTGAGAAACCGGAATCCGGCTTTATACGGCTTAATGACCGAGTCCTGGCCGATGTGGGTAGAAAGGTCAGCGTTCCCATTCACAAAAGGCGAGTCGGCTATGTCTTTCAGGACAGGCTTCTGTTTCCCCATCTGACAGTTCGGGACAACCTTCTGTTCGGCATTCCCTATACCGCGAAAACGGGATTGTCTTTTGATGAAATTGTCGATTTTCTCGATCTGAAGCCGCTGCTGAAATCAAAGCCTGCCAGAATTTCAGGGGGAGAACAGCAGCGGGTCGCTATAGGACGGGCCCTTTTGTGCACTCCCGATCTGCTTTTACTCGATGAACCCTTTAATGCTATTGATTACAGCCTAAGAAGTTCAATCCTCGCGACGATCAGGGAACTGGGAGAAAAAACCGATATTCCGGTTCTGGTTATCAGTCATGACAGAGAGGATCTTGTTACTCTGAGCGACAGATTGTACCGCCTTTCCGGGCGGGGACTGAACGGCTGTAGAAAATTCAACCTGCAGAATGCCGTTAAAATCGGCTGATTATTTATCTCTGTTGTAGATGACGGGCATCTGTCCTTTCCATTCTTCCCACAGGTCTTCTCGGGTAAGAAGTTCCGCTATAAAATGAGCCACATTGATTCGGCTCGTTCTACCGGGATTGAAGACAGGACTTCTCACTGGTGACGCACTGAGATCATAGTCTCCGGGATCCGGTTCATCGATCAGAGTGTCGGGCCGAACGGCAACCCATTCAATTGATTTATTGTCATTTCCTATCTCTTTCCTGAAATACTCTGCGGCTTCTTCATTGTCTGATTGGGGCGGCACCAGAAGCCTCATGAGAGAAATTACCAGTGATTCTCCGAAAGTTCGTTCTTCATTGAGATTTCTATTCAGGTTCGCTGTTGTGTTCATCAGAACAAATTTGAAAGGAAGCCCCGAATCTCTGCTGCTGGCAGACCGGCAGACTTTTACCGCCGCATCTCTGACCAGTTTCCGCGGCGGACCGAAAATTCCCCTGATAGTAAGATTGTGCCCGAGACACGAAGCTGCTCCGTCACAATCTTTGAGATACCCTGCCATTTCCGAATCTTCCATGTCGAGAATCGGAGATTCGATCGTTATCAGTTTAGGGTGATTTCTTATTTCGTCTTCCAGTCTTTCTGCTGACCGTACGACCGCCAAAACGGTGTGTTCTCTCTCCAGCAGCTGCCTGATAAGAAGACGTCCCGTTGCTCCTGTACCTCCGGTCACAAGTATTGTCATAGCTGTAGTTCTCCCTTCCTCTTTTCCCTTAAGTATAAATTAACAAAGATGAAAAACCGGACAAAATCTCATGACATCTTTGTAAACAAAGGTTTTACATTTGTGTCAAATCGGATCTGAGTACCCGATTCTCTTCGACATTTTTGTCAAAACATCTGTTTTCTCCACTTAATTTCACCTTTTTCGAAACTGGCACATCCCTTGCATTACCAGTGTCATAAACCTTTTTAAGCGAGGAAGAAAAAGATGAGAAAGATAGCCATTTACGGAAAAGGCGGGATCGGGAAATCCACAACCACGCAGAATACTGTTGCCGGTCTGGCGGAGATGAAAAAGAAAATCATGGTCATCGGGTGTGACCCCAAAGCGGACTCCACGAGACTTCTTCTGGGCGGTCTGGCTCAGAAAACAGTTCTCGATACCCTGAGGGAAGAAGGGGAAGACATCGAGATGGATGATGTTATCAAAGATGGATACGGCGAAACCCGATGTGTCGAATCGGGCGGTCCCGAGCCGGGAGTCGGATGTGCGGGCAGGGGCATCATTACATCCATCAATATGCTCGAACAGCTGGGCGCTTATGAACAGGATCTGGATTACACGTTCTACGATGTTCTCGGGGATGTTGTATGTGGTGGATTCGCCATGCCGATCCGTGAGGGGAAAGCGGAAGAGATTTACATCGTCGTTTCCGGAGAGATGATGGCCATGTACGCGGCCAATAACATCTGCAAAGGTATTGTGAAATATGCCGATGCCGGCGGGGTCCGTCTGGGCGGTCTTATCTGCAACAGCCGTAAGGTTGATAACGAGAGAGAGATGATTGAAGAGCTGGCCAGAAAGCTGGGTACGCAGATGATCCATTTCGTCCCCAGAGACAATATGGTTCAGAAAGCCGAGATTCACAGAAAAACAGTAATCGATTTTGAACCGGTTCACGGTCAGGCTGACGAGTACAGAACGCTGGCCAAAAAAATAGATGAAAACAAGATGTTCGTCGTTCCCACTCCTCTGGAGATCGAGGATCTGGAACAGCTGCTGATAGATTTCGGAATTGCCAACTAAGGAGGAGAGCGAAAATGTTAATGATCAGATCAATAGTCAGACCGGAAAAGAGCCAGGAAGTAATGGACGCTCTTATGGATGCCGGATATCCGGCCGTCACCAAAGTGAATGTTGCCGGAAGAGGACAGCAGCACGGATTGAAAGTCGGAGAGGTCATCTACGATGAGCTTCCCAAAGATCTTCTGATTTCCGTCATCAAGGACAAAGACAAA contains:
- a CDS encoding DUF4129 domain-containing protein, which produces MRRSTRSGMLFGASVFLIILLISSIGEPEFHNGHPISSHPFSQSEGVSDLIARFYEIFQSQAGLVRDANIGIRKIFSLYAVPLSIAALIFLALMLMVSKKVRRFFIVRALIGLSLIILILPIFYSSAIEESEDKHGEMIVTDMGEDIMGEELNSPVEKNEIIAPEISRELSWFISFLIISFFIIAAFFIQRKVRHFLKENKDRTLLTVTENALDSMKKGSDYSDIILRCYDEMIIYVKEKAGIVRSASMTPQEFSRHLEMEGLPSKETRCLTALFEQVRYGSAPLSREQESSAENCLRSLVKALEDR
- a CDS encoding fused DSP-PTPase phosphatase/NAD kinase-like protein; translated protein: MNNKELPRFYNHDENFATGAQPSVEGIKLLKEKGFTAVVNISPVSTPNFLPGEGGLVEGLGMDYVHFPVDCSNLRDRHYKMFSAILDGLEGEKIFIHCGGNIKSSSLLHMYRVIEKKVDEKESLDELLKIQNPEQKWFDYFKRFGMAG
- a CDS encoding cysteine desulfurase family protein, yielding MIYLDWAATTPPYQEAIDVMANTMKNIYGNPSSAHAPGLEAKALLNESRKKCAEMLNCKADQIIFTSGGSESNNMIIYSLLKTRDKGEIIVCGLEHPAAGLPVQNMAKMGAKVKQLNPDKAGLIHPEKLAKAINEKTRMVIVMLLNNETGVIQPLEELIAVVREAEIKYGRPIHFHSDMVQALGKIPVDLQKYNVDSASFSAHKFGGPRGIGILFLKKDREFLFLGGGQERGMRPGTENLASIASMTRALELSLQEDHKSMKKLMDLLLEGVSEIPNGEILPPERVSRRENYCDYILSLSFPPVPGEVLARVLNEKGFAISTGSACSTNKKSKTAALTVMGFDRRISFSSVRVSIGRDTTFEEVDEFLKTLGKTVEELAVI
- a CDS encoding ArsR/SmtB family transcription factor, which produces MEKCCSVEELEDFAHKLKVCGHPLRLQILLLIEREDACVSDLWKCLELPQPVISQHLAVLKDRNIVESETDGNRRIYKIIDPFVQKIIQGFEVDEMDN
- a CDS encoding glycosyltransferase family 4 protein; protein product: MNNSIILLIGIATSFAFLINLYLTPILIFLSRRHGLFDEIDHRKIHTEDTSRLGGIGIFTSFMISAFVSPFLVRMLTKDSFIFVMGKINIPLLILSIAIIFTTGILDDFAQVRARYKLVGQVLASIVAVLAGALITQIEIPFINYTIQLGFFSVPLTILWLVGLSNALNMIDGLDGLSSGIGIIASMIFGFVFLINGQFISAIISYSLVGALFGYLFFNFPPARIFMGDSGSLLIGFLLALLPIATSPDSPSSLVLPITMLIIPIFDVVAAIWRRSREKRNIFSPDRHHIHHKLLDMGMKNRTILAIVYGLSLILGIVIIIFESTGSHNFFLVLSSWLVVAILFIVLHYKQK
- the aroB gene encoding 3-dehydroquinate synthase — its product is MNDIRTFHFGPYTTRTFFCSPEEVLEDALLVFDDNTAHLFPNRSQRQSVILPPGEKAKNWASVEQILEKAVEAEYGRDGCFAGIGGGVICDMTAFAASVYMRGCSVILVPTTLLAMVDASLGGKTGIDFAGYKNMVGSFYPASEVRYCPELLKTLPEREYLSGLGEVIKTAMLGDRELFDILKENRESVLARDPQILTDIIKRCIMVKGRVVEEDLRETGVRATLNLGHTFAHALESVSGFSSWSHGEAVAWGLLMAMETGVELGITDNYYAIEVRKMLEEYNFRLYAEFNPDELITAMSQDKKKKGGIVNFILQERIEKTLIRAVDRNIILKVLNRNLESAGDK
- a CDS encoding cyclic nucleotide-binding domain-containing protein, giving the protein MKLNGNVFNKFIQNIDSKQMIFREGDSGNQMFLIVEGEVEIRKKTTEKSTTTLATLKKGDFFGEMAMVERKPRSASAIAVTDCKLLALDQNAFMTLIEQNSDFAVRMIKVLATRLRRTNLLVEQVMGSDIEKQVFLGIGDYFSHTGSMTDLSANNGVMITVDDFAKWASRHLGIPESSIPNAIAGLIKRKVVHRVPGSDDDTHVFIEKRIILRMQ
- a CDS encoding flavodoxin family protein, encoding MKSVVVYYSHTGNNRYLAEKTALALNSEAIEIHPRFSAFPFLVLSSLTKLSSGIRKIDKDFSSYDSVILCGPIWMGQIVSPLNDFLKKYISQINRLHFITCCGSKDSTKEDKFGYSHVFRKLKEMIGKKAGLMEAFPIELILPAEDKENDQAMMEARLSDRSFNEEIKARLEAFAGKLTAS
- the modA gene encoding molybdate ABC transporter substrate-binding protein, which codes for MKRYPVLILLIAAMLTGCSGKNDSETITVFAAASTSDIMEGISVQFRKDGGSEVRISSASSGMLARQIEQGAEPDIYISASESWMDFVRDLGVTEEILLLMGNRLVLIAPEDSSLDPFKLDENTNLPEISKGWFSMGDPDHVPAGRYGEEALKYYRWYEDLKPRILPAPNVRAALSVVELDEADLGIVYLSDAMKSEMVKILSLFPEESHSPIRYYCVLLRNSGKAARVFFQYIQSAAEVEEMIEDSGFTRSVN
- the modB gene encoding molybdate ABC transporter permease subunit → MDLSRISTIVFLSVKTGFAAIALNLPVALIAAYYLERKLKRESPFIEGIINLPLVMPPVTTGYLLLIVLGKKGIIGSFFYSVTGRSLAYSWTAALLASMIVSFPLIIRSIRTAMAMVDRRLELAAMTLGAGGFSLFMRITLPLILPGVINGLLLGFARSLGEFGATITFAGNIEGETRTIPLAVYSFLQIPGKEKEASLLVLISIAISFGSLFLSSHLSGRINHES